A window of the Hevea brasiliensis isolate MT/VB/25A 57/8 chromosome 6, ASM3005281v1, whole genome shotgun sequence genome harbors these coding sequences:
- the LOC110643945 gene encoding probable 2-oxoglutarate-dependent dioxygenase AOP1 — protein MGSEAAPKLPVLDFTQENLKPGTSCWLKTCADVRQALEEYGCFRVEYKKLSPELRNAVFGALKDLFDLPTETKIQNKYQKPLNGYVGQIPKLPLHESLGIDDAISRQATLNFTNLMWPNGNDHFCECVFEYAKVAAELDHIVTRMIFESYGVERYHDAYLESTTYLLRVLKNRAAKEDEPNLGFITHTDKSFTTILHQNQVNGLEVDTKSGEKITVEFSPSSFVVIAGDALMAWSNDRIISPSHRVIMNGKVDRYSMGLFAFNSGVIQLPQELVDEEHPLMYKPLDHIGLLYFYRTDEGYKSKCPVKAYCGI, from the exons atGGGTTCTGAAGCAGCACCAAAGCTTCCTGTCCTGGATTTCACCCAGGAAAATTTGAAGCCAGGTACAAGCTGTTGGCTCAAAACCTGTGCTGATGTCAGGCAGGCACTTGAAGAGTATGGCTGTTTTAGAGTAGAATACAAGAAACTATCTCCAGAACTTCGCAATGCAGTCTTTGGTGCCTTGAAGGACTTGTTTGATCTTCCCACTGAAAccaaaatacaaaacaaatatcaGAAACCCTTAAATGGTTATGTTGGACAGATACCCAAACTCCCTCTCCATGAAAGCCTGGGTATTGATGATGCAATATCTCGACAGGCAACTCTAAATTTCACAAATCTCATGTGGCCCAATGGAAATGATCACTTCTG TGAGTGTGTTTTTGAGTATGCAAAGGTTGCAGCAGAGCTAGATCACATAGTGACCAGAATGATATTTGAAAGCTATGGAGTAGAGAGGTACCATGATGCTTATTTGGAGTCTACTACTTACCTTCTTCGAGTCTTGAAGAATAGAGCAGCGAAAGAAGATGAGCCTAACTTGGGGTTTATCACACACACTGACAAGAGCTTCACTACCATACTTCATCAAAATCAAGTTAATGGTTTGGAAGTGGATACCAAGAGTGGTGAGAAGATCACAGTAGAATTTTCACCTTCATCCTTTGTAGTCATAGCAGGTGACGCCTTGATG GCATGGAGCAATGACAGAATAATATCTCCTAGCCATAGAGTGATCATGAATGGAAAGGTTGATAGATACTCAATGGGGTTATTTGCCTTTAATAGTGGAGTAATACAATTACCTCAAGAACTCGTAGATGAGGAGCACCCTTTGATGTACAAGCCTTTGGATCACATTGGACTTCTCTATTTCTATCGTACTGATGAAGGTTACAAATCCAAGTGTCCTGTTAAGGCCTATTGCGgtatttga
- the LOC110643932 gene encoding probable 2-oxoglutarate-dependent dioxygenase AOP1, giving the protein MGSVTVAKIPVIDFTSDDLKPGTSSWVSVCREIWSALEEHGCFLAKYNKVSSQLNEAIFDVSEELFHLPTDVKIRNINGFLGYHGQLPARPLYESFGIDYVTVKEQVDKFTNTMWPSGNNHFCQTVYSFSKAVKELHEMVVRMIFDNYGLENKYYDSHIESTTYLLRILKYRAPQENESCMGLHPHTDKSFLTIIHQSHVNGLEVKAKNGEWISVDFAPSTFVVMAGEAIMGWSNDRIDACDHRVTMKYKETRCSLGLFSFIKGIIQVPEELIDEENPLKYKPFDHVGMIHYFFGTAEGRKHQRTLKAYCGL; this is encoded by the exons ATGGGTTCCGTTACAGTGGCGAAGATTCCAGTCATAGATTTCACTAGCGACGACTTGAAGCCTGGCACAAGTTCTTGGGTTAGCGTATGCAGAGAAATATGGAGCGCACTTGAAGAGCATGGGTGTTTTCTAGCAAAGTACAATAAAGTTTCTTCTCAACTTAACGAAGCCATCTTTGATGTATCAGAGGAATTGTTTCATCTCCCTACTGACGTCAAGATCAGGAATATTAACGGTTTCCTTGGCTACCATGGACAACTGCCTGCTCGACCCCTTTATGAAAGTTTTGGCATAGATTATGTCACAGTTAAGGAACAAGTTGACAAGTTCACAAATACTATGTGGCCATCTGGAAACAATCATTTCTG CCAAACTGTTTATTCGTTCTCAAAGGCGGTGAAAGAGCTACATGAAATGGTGGTGAGGATGATATTCGACAACTATGGTTTAGAGAATAAGTACTATGACTCCCACATAGAATCAACCACTTACCTTTTGCGAATACTCAAATATCGAGCTCCCCAAGAAAATGAGAGCTGTATGGGTTTGCACCCTCACACCGACAAAAGCTTCCTTACCATAATTCATCAGAGTCATGTTAATGGTTTGGAAGTTAAAGCAAAGAATGGAGAGTGGATTAGTGTAGACTTTGCTCCTTCAACCTTTGTAGTCATGGCAGGCGAAGCAATCATG GGATGGAGCAATGATAGAATAGATGCTTGTGACCACAGAGTGACAATGAAGTACAAGGAAACAAGATGCTCGCTGGGCCTATTTTCATTCATCAAGGGGATAATACAAGTGCCAGAAGAATTAATTGATGAAGAGAATCCATTAAAGTATAAACCATTCGATCATGTTGGTATGATTCATTATTTCTTTGGTACGGCTGAAGGTCGCAAACACCAACGTACTTTGAAAGCCTATTGTGGTCTTTGA